Part of the Capricornis sumatraensis isolate serow.1 chromosome 9, serow.2, whole genome shotgun sequence genome, TGTTTATCACCAACTGGAATACACTGTACCACTATCCTCTCGTGTTGCTGATTAATTACTTTCATGCAACAACAGCAGATGGAGGGAAAAAAGGCAGGCTTTTTGATGTCAGGAGATGGCAGAAGCAAACTCCTCCAAGTAATGGTAACAAAATGAATCAATTACATTTAGCTTTTCTCAACAAGTTCTAGCATAAATGAACCAACCCTACAACAAAGACACattaaataaaattcttatttcaGTATGTTTGTACATCCCAAGGTAAGTATAcaaactctctctctttttttttttacaataaactcctaattaacacaacattttggaaattaatttccAGTGTTTCAGTAAGATTGTTTGGATCTTGGAGGACATGGgaggggaagaagggaaagaattaTTAAAACTACTCTTTCTGCAGAAGAAACATAGCTATGTCATTCCTACGCAAATGTTTGTTAACTTCTCCTGGCATAAAAACAGTGATGTCATTCTGCACAGCAGTCAGAGAGTTATAATGAACACCAAGTTTTTAAATCACTGACAGTTTAAGGAAATTAAGACTATGACTCAGAAATCTCCTCTCCCTAGAGTATCACATCTGTGGAAGAGGAGACTATGCCCAGCTGGGGTTATATACATACTCAACATCAACAAAACTGAAGTCATTTTCCCCTGCACAACAGGAAGAGTTGTTTTTTCACCGTTAGAACTCTGAGCAATGAAAGCCATGACTTTATACTGCTCTGTATAAAAACACAAGAAGGGTGGTTCATATTCTATTAGGAAAAGCATCTCAACATCAAAACTCCTCTCCcttcaaaataaaatctaaaaaatgattaaatttcTTCCTAcctctgaaaattattttatctttgcttcattttctctGCTCTAAAATACAGACTAACACCTTTAAAGACAGTATAAAGGAGCTTATAAGTAGACTGCATTTTTTCTCTCCAACAGTAAGCATAAAATATCTAAACTTGGTTCTAGAGAGAACAATAACATAAACTATTATAACTATAATGTCAATAATACTTAACAATGTCCATTACACCAAGATTTGTGGTTTGTCTCCTAATGTATTAGGAATAAAATATAATGCAACTTATCTTCAGCTTTAAAATTACCTCAAATTGACTGGAATATCAACTCTTCATGAACACGAAGTAAAACGGCTGCAAAACTTAAGACAGCCTGATTATATCCCTTTTGactaatatttaatatatctaaACTGAGAGCAACTGCAGATGTTTCATCTTGACTTTTCTAAATGTTACAATCCAAATTACAAGTCAACATTCAAGCTAAcaattaaaatcaaaacaaaacgtAACATTCTAAACAAAGGGCAGTTCAATCAAACTGTCACAGTTCAAATTTCTACATAATTAGTTGAAAATCTGTTcaattatttagatttttttttaattttgttacccATCAGAATATAcctactgttttcattttctacctGTGCCTCTTAAGTTTTATTCTTCTGGATTTTTCAACCACCAGAGATCAACCATCAAATTACTTCAACAAGTAGAAATAGCAACACCGCTCCCAAACAGCAATTTCTGCATTGCTAGACACTTATCTAGTTGGTAGATTTATACCATTGTTCATTCTTAGTtccttaaatgtaaaaaatatccACAGAATGGTGGCATACCTCTAAATCAGTTTAAATATGGTACAAAGTTATTTTTAGTTAGGTTCAAGTTTTAGAAAGGCACTAATCAGTCTTCTCAAAGGCTAATCTACTCAAGTTCCTctcattaaagaaatataaagctTAATTTATCTCTTTTGGAAAGAAGAAATGTTATTAATGTAATGCTCAAGCACAAGGATATTAGAATAATGGACCTAATATCAAATCAGAGTCTGGATCATACCTAttgttaataaaaacaaatttgacCTTTATTCTAATGATGGTCCTTTCAAACATTAGTATGACTGTCATTTATGTGCACTTTCAAATGTAATACtaactttgaaaaatattcttatttctactatgcaaaggaaaatggaagaaaactaCCATAAATAATTACAAGCTGGTTTTtattcatatacacacaaaaaaactacaAGAAACATTCATGTAATATTTATTTGAGATCTGTGTCTATTCCTTCCTTGCATGCtagaaagatgaaaagacaaacacGTCCAACTATTCAGACACATCATTCCACAGTTGTAACTTTCATCATAGTTCTCAAAGCAGTATGGTGAGGTCAGCTCACAAACAGCTTAAGTAGCAAAACTAGAAATTGGTGGTAGTAGTATCAGGCTACATAACAGCCCCTCCAAAGAATATGAAGTAAGAGAACTAAAATGTGCTGGCAACATGCCAAGAGACTAGATGGACTATAGCTTTGAGCAACGAATATGCAGAGTTTACAGTATACAGCAATGTATCATCTCTTACCCTGTagtttgattttctttgttttaacccGAACACAGCCATATACAAAAGATATTTAACACTACCAGTTTTCTCCATACTCATGACTGGGAAAGGCATCTGGGCTTGAAATGACTTTGTAAACTAAATGCACaccctaaaatgaaaaatatgacttCCATCCTACGTAAGCATAAGCAAGGTAAAATATACAATTATACCAGTAATACTCTGCACAGAACAGCCTTTACTCTCCAAGGATTATACTGCCCTCAGCATAATCCTAAAGGCTTGGGGTTTTCCTATATTGTCAATGCTGACTATCTCTGCAACTGGTTGGCATTTAGAATTAGTCAACCTTCTCAACAGGTTTAATAAAGAATTAATTCTGTCAGATTAGAGGACATAATTTTGGTCCAAAACAATTCCTTTGACCTTACTCAAAAtatgttacttttaaaatttcttctttattgaatcatatatttaaaaagcataataAACTTCAATTCTTAAGTCTCTGACACTtactaaacattttatttctaaaggaCCAAAAGAAAATGCAGTTATTTTAGCCAACAGAATTATATTCAAACCAACACACGTTTAACATGTGTGTGCCAGACATTATACTGAGGACTGaggaaacaaagataaatatgtatatgGTCTTTGACAATCTATTTAGGGAGGGCAGACCATTTCAAACTCAGTCAAGTTCTGCCCGCTACCCTCATCCCACTACTCACGTACTCTACTAGCTACAGGAACAAAAGCTCTGGTATCATTCAGGAACGTGTTAGTAAATCTGCCAGGGAAGATGGAAAACTCTTCAGAGAAGATAAACTCTGTCTTAAAGGATGTGAGTTTCAGGAGGCAAAGTGGGATACTGCAGGCCAAGGACAGAAGGAGCAAAACCAAGAAAACACAAAGACACGGCATGTGTGAGGAAGCCCATGTGATGAGAGTAGGGTAACAATTTTGGGTACATGAGCTATTCCCCTTCTACCTTCAGCCCATGGCAGACCTCACTGATCAATTAAAGCATGTTTAAGCCCACAGGAGACTCAAACTCAACAGATAACTCAAAACCAATGAAAAGAAGTAAGTCCATGAAATGAAATTTATGTGCTATCCTCAGCCCGGGAATAGAAAGTGGTGGGATTTGAGGCTAGAAGGGTAAATTAAGGACAGATTATGAATGACCATGAATGCTAGGCTAACGAAGTTTAGATTTTATCCCATGGGCAACCAAGGATGAACAaaagattttatgaaaaataatgacaTAATCATATCTTGCAGATGTGTGATGAAAGCATTTAAACCAACACAATAAGGGCAGAAAGAACAGTTCAGAAGCTATTGCTTCTTAGTCCAGGCAAGAGGGCCTAAATTTCAGCAATGGTAAAACTGCAGGTAATGTTTTAGATTTTATAATTCTTGGTTTTAAAACAACAGTTTGAGAAAAACTAGCATTCTAATTAGAATTCCCTAGcaattttcaaaaaggaaaagaaaagacaaattaagGTAAAGACTAGAATTAAAGAAGTGAATCACAATGATACTCAAGATTACTCAAGACTATAAATTCAGAAATAGCTATTTCAGGCTTAGCATCAAGAAAGAGAACATCCTCATGACCAGACTAATACTCAGCAAGTCTTTTCCTCCTGAGTGCACTAACACTCTAGCCAAACAACAAACACAACTTACCTTACATGCCCCTACAAACTCCAGTTAGATGCACAAAGTACAAAAGACAAATTTAAAACCAAAGTTTAAAACCATGTAGATATTCCACATTATCTAAACACTTAAAGCtacttatttcttttaagaaacatAATTCACATGAAATAAATCTTTTGGAAATACTACTGTTCTACCATTAACTAATTCATAGCCCAGCCTTTAAACTCTAAAATTCTTTGAGTGGAATACAACCAATAAGTAGCACTTTGGGCAATAAGCAAAAAAAGCAACTTGCCTACCATCTCTGCAGAATGTTTAGTAAATGAAattattctattaaaaattaaaacttcaccatagattgggcttctctggtggctcactggtagaatccatctgccagtgcagaagacacaggttcaatccctggtcccagaagatcccatatgccgtggagcagctaagcctgtgagccacaactattgggcCTGTACTCTatagagcccgggaaccacaactacggaagactgtgcaccctagagcctgtgctctgcaacaagagaagccaccacagcaaGAAGCCAGAGCGCTGCaaccagagtagcccctgctccccaaAACTAGAGCACACCAGAGTgtagaaacaaagacccagcaaagccaaaacaaataaagaaacaaaattatttttttaaaaaaattcactatAGATCAAAAGACCAAAGAGTTTTTCTTTTCAGGAGAGAGAAATTCTTTAACTGCAGCAAGCAAAGGCTAATGTAATGATGTGAAACCGAAGCACAACATGTTAACAAGCATGCTATAAAAGCTACCATTACTGTTTTAAGACCTAAGGATATTCATAACAAAGATAAAATTATCCTGCAGTGAATGCCAACAATGCACTTCATGCTACACAGACACATATTCAAGGGTTCTACTTTGTTTTCATCCCAATTCTTTTGCGCCCCAGTAACAAACTCTCAAAttggaattttcttccttttaaaacaagctaaaatgaaaaaatagactCCATCAGtaagtttttatttacttatccATGCTGTTTATTCTCAGAAAGCAAATCAGATGAACAGTTTATCATAACCTATCTCTGTTTCAAACCAATATGGATTAACTAGTCATGAGCAGGgtctatttctcatgatgtcattCTAAAGCCATCAGTAAATGTTACACATGCTGTGCTTCCTTCAAATCAATCACAAAACAAATCATCCCAGACTGAGGTCAAATTCCTTTCCAACTAAAGGAGCTTCAAACTTAAGTAATGGTCCACTTACTAAGTAATATTCAAAGACCAAATTCCAGAAAAACCCTTCTCTTGTACctcctccacttaaaaaaaaatcagtctgctTTTAGCTCAGTGTAATGGAATGTGACCTGCAGTTAAGGGCTTTTCCATTCCTATTTACTGCTTAGAGAACATGAAGCAGATGTATTCTCCCTCAGAACGgcaatatagtttaaaaaaaaaaaaagtgaactgcAGGTGGTTAATCATATAATAAGAATTAGAACAAACAAGGTAAGTTGACTTACTAGATTTCTCATGTTTGACAGAATGAGTATATTTAAATAGAcaactgaatatttatttttgttttacaacCTGATCAGACGTCTAAGATTCATGACTTGTGTGACTACTAATAATTAGGTTGGGAAGAGGAGGTTAAAACTATaactacttaaaaaaatcttcacacaCAAAACTACTATAAACATCTTTTCACAACAAATCATATTTTTACCATTCAAGTTACACACATAAGTACCTAAGTATGGCGAGAAGAACgtggaataaatattttttaaatgtacttcaAAGTTTAAGATTAAACACATTTACCTAGAATTCAGtttctcatttaaaagaaaaaagatatttgaCCTAGTGTTCTTTAAAGCTACTATGATACTTTAACCCAAGTTGTAAAGTGAACAAATTCTATGACTTAATTCAGATAAACTTCTTTCAGGATAACCCCCTTAAGGATATACTTTACTTACATTCTTCCTACACCTTCATACATGTTAGTCTCATCTACCAAAGTCATAATCTCTGTATCTGTAAGATGTGCATGCTTTTTCGTTCTGTTCAGCTGTTCAATCTGTACATCTGCAAGCTTCACCTTCTGCTGAGTGTCAATAACTTTGGCTTGAAGCTCTGTGAAGGCCTAAAAAGAAATAAGTCCTTGATTTATTAGGTGCAACATTTTACAGTAAATGTTTATATCAAATCTATTAAAATGAAGCCTGCTAAACAGACAAAGCCGTGAAATTTACCACAGCAAACATCTCGAAGCCAGTCTGCTAAAAACTTGAGCCCTGAACAATTCAGTGATTAGAAGCACTGACCCTCTGTGCAGTTGAAAATCCAAGTATAATTTATAGTTGACTCTCCATATAGCAGTTCCTCTGTATCCCTGGTTCTACATTTGTTGATTCAACCAACTACATATCATGTAGTACTCTagtatttactattttaaaaatctgtgtacaACTGGATCCCTGAAGTTTAAACCAAtgctgttcaagagtcaactgtactgAACTTACCCGGTCCTCAGAAGATGCAACCtatctgaagaagctgaacaaaggcacagtAAATAATAACCATATCAAGTAGCAGGTACCCAAGGAGTAATAAAAGCTCTAAAGGCAACAATCACAAACCCAGAGACCCAAATCAAGAACCATTAATGTAACAACTCACCACATCTGTACTACTCAAGATTATTTAAAGCACTTTCCCACACTTGTTTGAAATATTAACATGTGAATATTAATATGAGAATACTGACATATAATAAAtgtctcattttctcttttcaataaTCCTGAGTTAAGGATGGCAGATTCATCAGCACAGTTTACAAATTAACTAATGTTTTAAAGAGATATAAATGACTTTCACAGGGCTGAACAACTACTAGGTCAAAAACCAAGTACTTAATTAACTTCTTCTGACCGCTAGTTACTGAATCTTTCTACTCTACTATCCACagtaatattcagaaaatgaatattttaagagaaagacacacaaaaaaattcaaagcattGATAAAAGAATTGCATCATGATCTTCATATGCATACGATAAGCCAAACTTGACCTCTGAGTACTCTTAAAAGGTTTTCGATACTTCTGAAGTGCCTAGAATGATTTTCACATGCTGTCAAATTCTGACTTAATAATAACATCTGTGGCTGCAATACATGGCAAAAAGCTACTAAACTTTTATTCTGACTTTGTTCTCACCTACTAGTAAGGTTTCAAAAGATTTATCTAGAGGGGAGAGGAGGTACCTAAAGTTTCCTATTAGTCtccatcccttcccctccccccaaaattataaacattaaaagacCTTTAAACAAGtttcttctgtaattttattGGTTGACAAAACTAGCCAATTTAAGTCTGTAATTATCTTCTTAGTTTGCATTCACTGTCCACAGGTTTCCCAGCAACAGATTGAAATAATACTGAGGGGTAAGTCCATTCACAGCTGTATTCTATTGTTAGCTCTCACTAAACCCTAACTTAAATTTGAacttataacagaaaaaaaaaaaggtaaacttttaaaacactttaagaCACAGTTTGGTAAGGAAGCTAGTATATTGTTAAAGCTGAGATAATACAGCACTAGAGAGCACCATAAGGAGTAAAGGTACAAGTTCCAAACAAAaagcaatacacacacacaaatcctcaGAGCAATAATACACTGCTTCATCTATTACGTGGAAGAGCTACTTCAACTGTCTTATTTCTCATGCAAAGATAGATTACAAGACAGTCTTAAAATTTGCTCTTCTAACCTCAAGTAGTGGTCAAAAGGTGGAAAGTGAGGCAGAGAATGCAATATTCTAGAACCAAGCTTGGGCTGACTCTTCTGTTAAACTGTTTCCTTTTCTAGAAAAGTATCGGTTTAAAGTAGATGAAGTCTAGGCTCCTTTCCAATCCCCATTCTCCTTCCcttcgcaaaaaaaaaaaaaaaaaggatatgctTTTGAGTCGGTAGTGGTGTTAGAATCCTGACAACTCTTAGGTGGTGAAAACATTTGTGTAACAACACATTTCTAGGCAATCGTTTGAAGAGAGAAACTCAATTTCTTCTGATACCAATTTTATCTGGAAAACTTTTACTTGTTTCTTCTTTGACAAGTCTTTAAAAacgagggtggggagggggcggttGTTGGCAAAGCCCTAAGATGAACACTGCTATGAGGATACCTGACTGAACTGTATGAAGCGACCTTACAAGGTATAGGATTAAAGAACTGACCTAAAAACAGACTGGACTTGGAGTTTTTCAAAGCAAATTAGGATACAGAATTACAGATGCTACAGCTCGGTCAAGCAGGCTAAGAGGCTCCAACTGGAAGCGCTCACTTCAGGCCTCACTATGGAACTGAAGGCACCAAGAGCAACGAAAGGTCTCTGGAGCTCGGAACAAGGGAACAAAACAGCTATAGGCCCGCCAAACTTAACCAGGCCCAGCCCAACCGGCTCTTACCCGGCAAGGAGCCGCTCGCCCTCGACTCCCGCCTAAGGAGGCCCGGTCCCACCTTTGCACTCTGAGAAACCACTCCCCATTTCCCTGGGGCCTCTTTCCTTCCGCAGCACTCGAGACTCACTCGGCATTGTTGTCCACAGTCCCCTTAGCTTCCAAAGAAAAGCTTCTGCCTGCTCAAGACCCTCTTTTACCTTCTTCAACTCCAGATCCACGGGGGCCGCCATCTTGCTTCACTACTGCGCCTGCGCAGTGGGAGAAGCCCGGAGAGAGCGTGGGGGAAGGGTGCGCCCTGAAGGTTTGATAGGGCCTCTTCCTTCTGCGCCTGCGCATGAGTGGGGCTGCTTGGTTTTCCTGCCTTCCCCGTCGTTATTAACTCCTGAAATAACCGGGATTCCGATTCAGAGTACGTCTTCCCCACGTGACCTATGGGCCTGCCGTGATTCTCCACATTCTTCCAAACACAGCACAATGCGCAGATTtcgtgtgtgtttttttaatataaatttatttattttaattggaggcgaattactttacaatattgtattggttttgctatacatcaacatgaatccgccacaggtgtacacatgttcccataCTGAACCCCCGTGTCGCTAAATTAAGATGTATGTAGATCAGGCTAAAACCTTTAAAGTCATTCATGCCTTCAGCGAGTCCTGTGCTGTCAGGGAGGGATGAGAAAGAATCAGCCTGAGTTTCAGACATGGCAGCATGGAGAAGACcagaaggcttcagttcagttcaatcgctcagtcgtgtccagaagGCTTAGTTGAAGCGTTTTCCCAAAGAGCTTATTTATACTGAATGCTCTCAGAAGACCTTGTAGACACAGGAGTTCTCACGAGAGaccaaatttctttttaaaagaaaaaaaaaatgcagattctctgATCCTCTTCCCAAACTTACTTAGAATCTTTGATATGGGGCACAGAAACATGTACTTTTGCAAACTCCTTTTATGATCTGGTCTAAGTGGACTGCAAACCACATTTTGAGAATCTGCTGTAAAATAGCTGGCATTTGAACCAGAAGGATAACTAGAAGGATGGACATGAAAGAAATGGATATTTTCCTTACTCTAAAAACCTGTCAGGCAGGGGAAAGGGCAGGGAGTTTGGAACTAAACAAATCTGTATTCAAGGTTTGGTCTACACGGAGCGTAGGTATGTCTGCTTCCATTTACTAGTTGTGTATCAATAGAGTTTGTCTCCTCATTTAATATGAGAATAACAGTATTGACCTAACAGAGTTATTCTGAGGAGTAAACAAGATCAGGATGGAAAGCTCCAAGCATAGCACAATGCACACAGTAGGCACACAATAAAAAGGTGTAATTAAGTTCATGTAGTTAGCATTGTTATATTTGTCTTTCAAGGTCCAGCAAGCAGATACATAATATGTatcctttatgtatttttttattttttacatcacACAGACCATAAATAATCTCTCCTTGGAATTTCAAGACTCCTTCTGTTCCTTTTTCAAGACACATGACACTTTCtgtctcaaaaaaatttttttattagacTTATTAGCTGTTCAAATGTCCATCATtggacaaatggataaacaaaatgtgaggacattatgctaagtgaaataaaccagtcacaaaaagacaaatactgtatgattccattgtaCAAGGgacttgtggtggtggtggtggtggtggtggtggtttagtcactagattgtgtctgactcttgtaaccccatggactatagctaaCCAgtcatctctgtccatgggatttcccaggcaagaatactgaagtggttgccatgtccttctccaatatgaGGGACTCAGAGTAGACAaaatcataaagacagaaagtagaatggtgttgccaggggccaggaggaagggataggaaggaaaaaatttttaatgtatttatttttggccatattgggtcttcattgctgcactctctagttgtggtgcatggacttctcattgtggtggcttctctcgttgtggaccACAGACTCTAGGGTGCAAGGGAGTCAGCAGTTCAGCCACataactcagtagttgtggctcctgggctctagagcacaggcttaatagtgtggtgcatgggcttagtctCTCcatgggcatgtggaatcttcccggatcagggatcgaaccggtgtctcctgcattggcaggtggattctttaccactgagctaccaggtaagcccaGGAATTCTTGTTTAATAggtgtagagtttcagttttataagataaaaagagttctggagatggatggtagtgatagtaacacaataatgtcaatgtatttaataccactgaactgtacacttaaaaatgattataatagtaaatgttatgtatattttatcacattttaaaaaatgaaaaaatatatttgttcttttttcaaatctacatgttcttttcttttccataatgATATGCAGTGATATGTTCTTACCTAATggtgaaaataattaaaacataattaacataactattttttaatttatttctgtcttaTCAGTTGAAATCTTTGGGGTATGAATTCTTCCACTGTTGGGCATCTGCTGGTCTTTCTTATGAGAGCTGATTTTCTCATTTGACTCATAAATTTTTTATTAGAACCTATCTTCAGTGTCCAGCATGTCCATGGACTTTAGAAACATctcacatttactttttttttgctgcaccttGTGGCttttgggattttagttccctagccagggactgaacccagaccctTGGCATGAAaataccaagtcctaaccactggactggcagggaattCCTCCACATTCACTTCTACCAGAGCCCTGAGAGAGTCATAGGTTCCAGACCAATTTTTATGCTAATTCTTGACACTACATGAATGAAGCAAACTTAGGGGAAAAGAAACTTTGCCCAGAGCATAAAGTTGGCAGAATGTGATTACATTTATGTATGGGCAGCCACTATATTATCACCCTTTTATTTTGGActtcaaaataaatgttattgcCTTTCCCTCTTTAGAGTTTCTAAAATGACAGGAAGACACTGTCTATGAAAGCCCGAAAAAGTTTTCAGTTCTTGGACACTTGTCTAGAGAATAACCATGCTGAGCTTGcttctattattttcattaaaaaaaaaaaaacagatttcacaCTGAAAACTTCACTAGTACAGGGATATACTCCTGAGGTGCAAACAGACCACAGTTGTGGAACTTAAAAAGTGATCCCCTATTACCGTTCAGCTCTGCCAA contains:
- the PFDN1 gene encoding prefoldin subunit 1 — protein: MAAPVDLELKKAFTELQAKVIDTQQKVKLADVQIEQLNRTKKHAHLTDTEIMTLVDETNMYEGVGRMFILQSKEAIHNQLLEKQKIAEEKIKELEQKKSYLERSVKEAEDNIREMLMARRAQ